A part of Citrifermentans bremense genomic DNA contains:
- a CDS encoding 4Fe-4S dicluster domain-containing protein has protein sequence MPVEIMVHEQSCRGCELCIDICPTKVFKLDEEKRLCSVDHAEDCIACLSCAYICPSGAITHRDFHLVKNFYRDEEFCRKMGKFL, from the coding sequence ATGCCAGTTGAGATCATGGTACACGAGCAGTCCTGCCGGGGGTGCGAGCTGTGCATCGACATCTGCCCCACCAAGGTGTTCAAACTGGATGAGGAGAAAAGGCTTTGCAGCGTCGACCACGCCGAAGACTGCATCGCCTGCCTTTCCTGCGCCTACATCTGCCCTTCCGGCGCGATCACCCACCGCGACTTCCACCTGGTCAAGAACTTCTACCGGGACGAGGAGTTCTGCAGGAAGATGGGGAAATTCCTATGA
- a CDS encoding Ni/Fe hydrogenase subunit alpha translates to MKRTLKIDPVTRIEGHAKVFINLDEAGALESAGLVVNELRGFEKILIGMEADRMPHVTARICGVCPTAHHIAACNALDHAAGVTPPPAALLLRELMYLGHIIHSHSLSIFVLQGPDLVLGLDADPGVRNIVGIVQANPELAKLALRLRSIGQKINEMVGGRGTHPVTSVAGGIAFTLDQEKLKALKEWVDEARGVLPQVVPAVKGLLMRALEAHPEMGEKWIVPSFGMGTVQDEGVSLIAGKLRVIDDTGATRVEFGIEDYDRYLRESVVEWSYMKKVQVELDGELHDYRVGPMARMNAARRFGTELADAEFAEFARLGGAPCHTTVFQTYAKLIEIVWAVERAGEILRDKAIGGETRVPVRFQGGRGVGHVEAPRGTLIHDYQIDERGIVRAANLIVATQQNYSLINRSIEQSAQSHVIDRPDDRALLNAVEFSIRCYDPCLSCATHALGRMPLEIAVRRGAETVKTLRR, encoded by the coding sequence ATGAAGCGAACTTTGAAGATAGACCCGGTGACCCGGATCGAGGGGCACGCGAAGGTGTTCATCAACCTGGACGAGGCCGGGGCGCTGGAAAGCGCGGGGCTTGTGGTGAACGAGCTGCGCGGCTTCGAGAAGATCCTGATCGGGATGGAGGCGGACCGGATGCCGCACGTGACTGCCCGCATCTGCGGGGTCTGCCCCACGGCGCACCACATTGCCGCCTGTAACGCTCTGGACCACGCGGCAGGGGTCACGCCCCCCCCGGCAGCGCTCCTTTTGCGGGAGCTGATGTACCTTGGGCACATCATCCACTCGCACTCGCTGTCCATCTTCGTGCTCCAGGGGCCGGACCTGGTACTCGGGCTCGACGCGGACCCGGGGGTCCGGAACATCGTGGGTATCGTGCAGGCGAACCCGGAGCTCGCGAAACTCGCGCTGCGCCTGCGGAGCATCGGCCAGAAGATCAACGAGATGGTGGGGGGGAGGGGGACGCACCCGGTGACCTCGGTTGCCGGCGGCATCGCCTTTACCCTCGACCAGGAGAAGCTAAAGGCGCTCAAGGAGTGGGTGGACGAGGCGCGAGGGGTGCTGCCGCAGGTGGTTCCGGCGGTGAAGGGGCTCCTGATGCGGGCGCTGGAGGCGCACCCGGAGATGGGGGAGAAGTGGATCGTACCCAGCTTCGGCATGGGAACAGTGCAGGATGAAGGGGTCTCCCTGATCGCGGGGAAGCTCCGCGTCATCGACGATACCGGCGCCACCCGTGTCGAGTTCGGCATCGAGGATTACGACCGGTACCTGCGCGAGTCCGTGGTGGAGTGGTCCTACATGAAGAAGGTGCAGGTGGAACTCGACGGCGAGCTGCACGACTACCGGGTGGGGCCCATGGCCCGGATGAACGCGGCGCGCCGCTTCGGGACCGAGCTCGCCGACGCCGAGTTCGCCGAGTTCGCCCGCCTCGGCGGGGCTCCCTGCCACACCACCGTGTTCCAGACCTACGCCAAGCTGATCGAGATCGTATGGGCCGTCGAGCGGGCGGGAGAGATCCTGCGCGACAAGGCGATCGGCGGCGAGACCCGGGTCCCGGTCCGCTTCCAGGGGGGGAGGGGAGTGGGGCACGTCGAGGCGCCGCGGGGAACGCTGATCCACGACTACCAGATCGACGAGCGGGGGATCGTGCGTGCGGCAAACCTGATCGTCGCGACCCAGCAGAACTACTCCCTCATCAACCGCTCCATCGAGCAGTCCGCCCAGTCCCACGTGATCGACCGCCCCGACGACCGGGCGCTCCTGAACGCCGTCGAGTTCAGCATCCGCTGCTACGACCCCTGCCTCTCCTGCGCCACCCACGCCCTCGGGCGGATGCCGCTGGAGATAGCGGTCAGGCGGGGCGCCGAGACGGTCAAGACCCTTCGGAGGTAA
- a CDS encoding NADH-quinone oxidoreductase subunit B family protein, producing MGEVTVNTEWLSDCSGCHVAIVDLHEKILNVLEAVRIQRCPVLTDIKGYPPATVGLVSGAIRNEHDRHAALKMRESCDIVIAWGSCAVFGGPAGAGNIHTPEEIAAAVYLENKTTIPAPPPNREVSPLESVVSPLDTVIPVDFYLPGCPPHPAFIFEALTALVAGREPEVSRRSVCAKCKRSMEKTEVSEIRSSFDGIPDPERCFLSQGYTCMGSVTIDRCLAPCPTNGVPCTGCAGATMQILTEPNRDIRTEIADRMSRLTKIDRDEIVSSIERSSKSHYSYTMAASMIGCKPTFQIKRWIEDEQADYEAGGCR from the coding sequence ATGGGTGAAGTTACCGTCAACACGGAGTGGCTGAGCGACTGTTCCGGGTGCCACGTCGCCATTGTCGACCTGCACGAGAAGATCCTGAACGTGCTGGAGGCGGTGCGCATCCAGCGCTGCCCGGTGCTGACCGACATCAAGGGGTACCCCCCCGCGACTGTCGGGCTGGTGTCGGGCGCCATACGCAACGAGCACGACCGGCACGCAGCCCTCAAGATGCGCGAATCCTGCGACATCGTCATCGCCTGGGGCTCCTGCGCCGTCTTTGGCGGCCCGGCGGGGGCGGGGAATATCCATACCCCGGAGGAGATAGCGGCGGCGGTCTACCTGGAGAACAAGACCACGATTCCCGCTCCCCCCCCAAACCGCGAGGTCTCGCCGCTCGAATCTGTGGTTTCGCCTCTGGACACCGTGATCCCGGTCGACTTCTACCTTCCCGGCTGCCCGCCGCACCCGGCCTTCATCTTCGAGGCGCTGACCGCCCTCGTTGCGGGAAGGGAGCCGGAAGTAAGCCGCCGCTCGGTCTGCGCCAAGTGCAAGCGGAGCATGGAGAAGACCGAGGTCTCCGAAATCAGGTCGAGCTTCGACGGGATCCCCGACCCGGAGCGCTGCTTCCTGAGCCAGGGGTACACCTGCATGGGGTCGGTTACCATCGACCGCTGCCTCGCCCCCTGTCCCACCAACGGCGTCCCCTGCACCGGCTGCGCCGGGGCCACCATGCAGATCCTCACCGAACCCAACCGCGACATCAGGACCGAGATCGCCGACCGCATGTCGCGGCTCACCAAGATAGACCGGGACGAGATCGTCAGCTCGATCGAGCGCTCCTCCAAGTCCCATTACTCCTACACCATGGCCGCCTCGATGATCGGCTGCAAGCCCACCTTTCAGATCAAGCGCTGGATCGAGGACGAGCAGGCGGATTACGAGGCCGGGGGATGCCGATGA
- a CDS encoding chemotaxis protein CheW translates to MKTTSSAADIQMVTFLLGSEEYGVDVMDVREIVDLTDVTKLANAPSHVEGVIDLRGSIVPIVSLKKRFGLPDSAVEESNCIAVMDFAGVLTGFVIDEVTDVIRVARGDILPPLEVGSEPWMEGILSLGPRLVVVMNLKHLA, encoded by the coding sequence TTGAAAACTACCTCGTCAGCCGCCGATATCCAGATGGTCACCTTCCTCCTCGGGAGCGAGGAGTACGGCGTCGACGTCATGGACGTCCGCGAGATCGTGGACTTGACCGACGTCACCAAGTTGGCCAACGCCCCGAGCCACGTGGAAGGGGTGATCGACCTCAGAGGGAGCATCGTGCCCATAGTGTCCTTGAAGAAGAGGTTCGGCCTCCCCGACAGTGCGGTGGAAGAGTCGAACTGCATCGCGGTGATGGATTTCGCCGGGGTGCTTACCGGTTTTGTCATCGACGAGGTGACCGACGTGATCCGGGTGGCAAGGGGGGACATCCTCCCCCCGCTGGAGGTTGGGTCGGAGCCCTGGATGGAAGGGATCCTGTCGCTGGGACCAAGGCTCGTCGTGGTCATGAATCTGAAGCATTTAGCTTGA
- a CDS encoding DUF5020 family protein, with protein MKRSIRSSLSRSLKTVTLAVALLLPFAAPEKASAGAALWQETNLQYLWGDNFRIAPTGEKDNNQATITIEHADAWKYGDNFLFVDITNPTEDDISLYGEISPRLSLGKITGLDLSAPLIKDVLLAGTLEVGTYPSGGGFHNYLYGMGLSLNLPKFNFADLNLYVRNSMDKEGVTYQVTPAWQVPFNIGKANFVCEGFIDIAGSEGNSAFNIDAQPRLLLDAGKFWGSPGNLFVGTEFIYWRNKYGFSGINEYAPQVMVKWVL; from the coding sequence ATGAAAAGATCCATCCGCAGTTCCCTGTCCAGAAGCCTGAAAACCGTTACCTTGGCAGTAGCCCTGCTGCTGCCGTTTGCCGCGCCCGAAAAGGCGAGCGCCGGAGCGGCGCTGTGGCAGGAAACGAACCTCCAGTACCTTTGGGGCGACAACTTCAGGATCGCGCCGACTGGAGAGAAGGACAACAACCAGGCCACCATCACCATCGAACATGCCGACGCCTGGAAGTACGGCGACAACTTCCTCTTCGTAGACATCACCAATCCCACCGAAGACGACATCTCCCTGTACGGCGAGATCTCCCCGAGGCTCAGCCTCGGAAAGATCACCGGGCTGGACCTCTCCGCTCCGCTGATCAAGGACGTGCTCCTGGCCGGCACCCTGGAGGTGGGCACCTACCCGTCGGGCGGGGGATTCCACAACTACCTCTACGGCATGGGCTTGAGCCTCAACCTCCCCAAGTTCAACTTCGCGGACTTGAACCTGTACGTGCGCAACAGCATGGACAAGGAAGGTGTCACCTACCAGGTGACCCCGGCATGGCAGGTCCCGTTCAACATCGGCAAGGCGAACTTCGTCTGCGAAGGGTTCATCGATATCGCCGGGAGCGAAGGGAACTCCGCCTTCAACATCGACGCCCAACCGCGCCTTTTGCTCGACGCCGGCAAATTCTGGGGCTCGCCGGGCAACCTCTTCGTGGGGACCGAGTTCATCTACTGGCGCAACAAGTACGGTTTCAGCGGCATCAACGAGTACGCGCCGCAGGTCATGGTGAAATGGGTGCTGTAA
- a CDS encoding protoglobin domain-containing protein → MLTMQEIKSHYYFTDTDAKLLEELLPLARQNCEAMVEEFYGYLLKIPETAAFLRDPKDLQKLRQTHAQWFLSLFCGRYDNGYMITLQGIGQAHVRIKVSAHYVNAAMNVVRRFLIELLQANFPEIEARRKYRIAVEKILDINLDIMSTSYQEEELRKVFVSHRLESKLIHAAERFTYGLNLILVVALIIVSLSVVGLFFWDLVHVFSGSMEKGILSALGSLLILWMMIELMDNEIKTLKGGKFNILIFIGVIIVALIREILISTLRHDALETQAFLAGTLLILGIVYFLVAKSQNGNIH, encoded by the coding sequence ATGCTGACAATGCAGGAAATAAAGAGCCACTACTACTTCACCGATACCGATGCGAAGCTTCTGGAAGAGTTGCTTCCCCTGGCCCGGCAGAACTGCGAGGCCATGGTTGAGGAATTCTACGGTTACCTTTTGAAGATTCCGGAGACCGCCGCATTCCTGCGGGATCCCAAGGATCTCCAGAAACTGCGCCAGACCCACGCGCAGTGGTTCCTGTCGCTTTTCTGCGGCAGGTACGACAACGGCTACATGATCACGCTGCAGGGGATCGGACAGGCGCATGTGCGGATCAAGGTGAGCGCGCATTACGTTAATGCGGCGATGAACGTGGTGCGCAGGTTTCTCATCGAGCTGCTCCAGGCGAACTTCCCGGAGATCGAGGCCCGACGCAAGTACCGCATCGCGGTGGAGAAGATCCTCGACATAAACCTCGACATCATGAGCACCTCGTATCAGGAGGAGGAACTGCGCAAGGTGTTCGTCTCGCACCGGCTGGAATCGAAGTTGATCCACGCCGCCGAACGCTTCACCTACGGCCTCAACCTCATTCTGGTCGTGGCGCTGATCATCGTGTCATTGTCGGTAGTGGGCTTGTTTTTCTGGGACCTGGTGCACGTATTCAGCGGGAGCATGGAGAAGGGGATCCTGTCGGCGCTGGGTTCTTTGCTCATCCTCTGGATGATGATCGAGTTGATGGATAACGAGATCAAGACGCTCAAAGGAGGCAAGTTCAACATCCTCATCTTCATCGGGGTGATCATCGTGGCACTGATCCGCGAGATCCTGATCTCGACGCTGCGCCACGACGCCCTGGAAACGCAGGCGTTCCTGGCCGGGACCCTGCTCATCCTGGGTATAGTCTACTTCCTTGTGGCCAAAAGCCAGAACGGCAACATCCACTAG
- a CDS encoding DUF3135 domain-containing protein, translating into MSTKSLLSLYTPAEMRRLYQENPALFDQLAAEAIKTACTARTPEQSLRLQQLQWTIDMQLRKAKTPIARMHVMENIFYDKIYGEDGKLSKLVSTCKKLVQAVTGAAVDAKNGGEPRKKQDVG; encoded by the coding sequence ATGAGTACTAAATCTCTCCTGAGTCTTTACACTCCAGCTGAAATGCGCAGGCTGTACCAGGAAAATCCTGCTCTGTTCGATCAGCTCGCAGCAGAGGCCATCAAAACAGCCTGCACAGCGAGGACCCCCGAACAGAGCCTGAGGCTCCAGCAGTTGCAATGGACCATCGATATGCAGCTCAGAAAGGCAAAGACGCCTATAGCCAGGATGCATGTCATGGAGAACATCTTCTACGACAAGATCTACGGCGAGGATGGCAAGTTGTCGAAGCTCGTCTCCACCTGCAAAAAGCTGGTTCAGGCAGTGACAGGGGCGGCGGTGGATGCGAAAAACGGCGGCGAGCCCCGGAAAAAGCAGGATGTGGGGTAA
- a CDS encoding cation diffusion facilitator family transporter, protein MVSKEHDHMKRRAARFSVLSNTLLVAAKLVVGLVSGSVSVLSEAIHSGIDLVAAVIAWYSVRESAKPADDDHHFGHGKIENVAGTIEALLIFGAAFYIIYEAVHKLKTGVVVVENLGLGASVMAVSAVANYLVSRHLLNVAAATDSVALEADAMHLRTDVYTSAGVLGGLVLIKLTGIALLDPIVAIVVALMIIKAAWDLTKSAFFHILDVKLPEDEEAVIHDALENHRQQFIEYHKLRTRKSGHLRHIDMHLVVPRQMTVESGHALSHEISADIEKNLAYSHVLVHIEPCPGGCDRCAIECPKVS, encoded by the coding sequence ATGGTTTCAAAAGAACACGACCACATGAAGCGGAGAGCGGCGCGGTTCTCGGTGCTCTCCAACACCTTGCTGGTGGCCGCGAAACTCGTGGTCGGCCTCGTCTCCGGTTCCGTTTCTGTGCTTTCCGAGGCGATTCACTCCGGCATCGACCTCGTCGCCGCCGTCATCGCTTGGTACTCGGTGCGGGAGTCGGCGAAGCCCGCCGACGACGATCATCATTTCGGCCACGGCAAAATCGAGAACGTCGCCGGCACCATCGAGGCTCTCCTGATCTTCGGCGCCGCCTTCTACATCATCTACGAGGCGGTCCACAAGCTGAAGACGGGGGTGGTCGTCGTCGAGAACCTGGGGCTCGGCGCCTCGGTAATGGCCGTCTCGGCCGTCGCCAACTACCTGGTGTCCCGGCACCTGCTTAACGTCGCCGCGGCCACCGACTCGGTAGCGCTCGAAGCCGACGCCATGCACCTGCGTACCGACGTCTACACCTCGGCCGGCGTCCTTGGAGGTCTTGTCCTCATCAAGCTGACCGGGATAGCCCTCCTCGACCCGATAGTCGCCATCGTGGTCGCCCTCATGATCATCAAGGCAGCCTGGGACCTCACGAAGAGCGCCTTTTTCCATATCCTGGACGTGAAACTGCCCGAGGACGAGGAAGCCGTGATCCACGATGCGCTGGAGAACCACCGCCAGCAGTTCATCGAGTACCACAAGCTGCGCACGCGCAAGTCGGGTCACCTCCGGCATATCGACATGCATCTGGTGGTCCCCAGACAGATGACGGTCGAAAGCGGCCATGCGCTAAGTCACGAGATCTCCGCGGATATCGAGAAGAACCTCGCGTACAGTCACGTCCTGGTCCACATAGAGCCCTGCCCAGGGGGCTGCGACAGATGCGCCATCGAGTGCCCCAAAGTGAGCTAG
- a CDS encoding TetR/AcrR family transcriptional regulator: MEKTECHKKLMEVGTRLFSEKGLHGVSIRELSLAAGTSISMISYHFGSKEGLYQEVLRQQFDCFKEIHEIRERVTDPVAMVESYLLWTFRRHRNNPYLLRFYTSELTNPTPFFEPLVMPVIDEVIVTMAGVIEEGIRQKKFREDVDPTNAALALAGMVNYFFLSSLATKNLINHTPEKDELLVRQYLEIFTCGVGVPGR, from the coding sequence ATGGAAAAAACTGAGTGCCACAAGAAGCTTATGGAGGTGGGAACACGGCTGTTCTCGGAGAAGGGGCTGCACGGCGTGAGTATCCGGGAACTGTCGCTGGCGGCGGGGACCAGCATCTCGATGATTTCCTACCATTTCGGCAGCAAGGAAGGGCTCTACCAGGAGGTGTTGCGGCAGCAGTTCGACTGCTTCAAGGAGATCCACGAGATCAGGGAGCGCGTGACGGACCCGGTGGCGATGGTGGAGAGCTATCTGCTTTGGACCTTTCGGCGTCACAGGAACAACCCGTACCTGCTGCGCTTTTATACGAGCGAGTTGACCAACCCCACGCCTTTTTTCGAGCCTTTGGTAATGCCGGTTATAGATGAGGTGATCGTGACCATGGCCGGGGTGATCGAGGAGGGGATCCGGCAGAAGAAGTTCAGGGAGGATGTCGACCCGACCAACGCGGCCCTGGCGCTGGCGGGGATGGTCAATTATTTCTTCCTGAGCAGCCTGGCGACCAAGAACCTGATCAACCATACTCCGGAAAAGGACGAACTGCTGGTGCGTCAGTACCTCGAGATCTTCACTTGCGGGGTCGGCGTCCCAGGCAGATGA
- a CDS encoding acetyl-CoA hydrolase/transferase C-terminal domain-containing protein, translating to MSELHSRIRKSSLHARIKPVDDVIPMFKNGMNVGWSGFTPAGYPKMVPIALADHVEKNQLQGKLRFNLFIGASVGVETEDRWASLDMIDRRWPYQTGKNIQAGINEGRIRMGDKHLSMFAQDLGYGFYTKDNGGRLDIAIIECSAITENGDLVLTASCGAVPEIVQIADKIIIEINTSIPSFEGLHDIVEPIAPPNRLPYLICRVDDRAGSPYVRVDNDKIVAIVESNRPDNGRAFSEQDDTSEAIANNIIEFFSNEVKLGRLPKNLLPLQSGVGSIANAVIGGLANGPFSGLKVWTEVLQDTMLDFFDSGKLDFASTVSLSFSVDGFKRFYDNWDKYSDKVMMRPLSIANHPEPIRRLGCIAMNTPVEFDIYAHANSTLVGGTRMINGIGGSGDFLRNAYLSIMHTPSARPTKTDPTGITCVVPHVPHVDHTEHDLDVLVTEQGLADLRGLDPKSRAKLIIEKCAHPDYKPLLQDYFERAAKDCLGRKAGHEPQLLDRVFKMQVNLAQKGTMKIDSWDI from the coding sequence ATGTCCGAATTGCACAGCAGAATCAGGAAGTCCAGCCTTCACGCCAGGATCAAGCCGGTGGATGATGTTATCCCCATGTTCAAGAACGGGATGAACGTAGGTTGGTCCGGGTTCACCCCAGCAGGGTACCCGAAGATGGTCCCCATTGCGCTCGCGGACCACGTGGAAAAGAACCAGCTGCAGGGAAAATTGAGGTTCAACCTTTTCATCGGCGCCTCCGTCGGTGTCGAGACCGAGGACCGCTGGGCCTCCCTGGACATGATCGACCGCCGCTGGCCCTACCAGACCGGGAAGAACATCCAGGCCGGCATCAACGAGGGGCGCATCCGCATGGGTGACAAGCACCTCTCCATGTTCGCCCAGGACCTGGGCTATGGCTTCTACACCAAGGACAACGGCGGCCGGCTCGACATCGCGATCATAGAGTGCTCTGCGATAACCGAAAACGGCGACCTGGTGCTCACCGCCTCCTGCGGCGCCGTTCCTGAGATCGTGCAGATCGCCGACAAGATCATCATCGAGATCAACACCTCGATCCCGAGCTTTGAGGGTCTGCACGACATCGTCGAGCCGATCGCTCCCCCTAACCGCCTCCCCTACCTGATCTGCCGCGTCGACGACCGTGCCGGCTCCCCCTACGTCCGTGTTGACAACGACAAGATCGTCGCCATCGTCGAGTCCAACCGCCCCGACAACGGCCGCGCCTTCAGCGAGCAGGACGACACCTCCGAAGCCATCGCCAACAACATCATCGAGTTCTTCTCCAACGAGGTGAAGCTGGGAAGGCTGCCGAAAAACCTGCTGCCGCTGCAGTCCGGCGTAGGCTCCATCGCCAACGCCGTCATCGGGGGTCTGGCCAACGGCCCGTTCTCCGGCCTCAAGGTCTGGACCGAGGTGCTGCAGGACACCATGCTCGACTTCTTCGACTCCGGCAAGCTCGACTTCGCCTCCACCGTCTCGCTCTCCTTCTCGGTCGACGGCTTCAAGCGCTTCTACGACAACTGGGACAAGTACAGCGACAAGGTGATGATGCGTCCGCTCTCCATCGCCAACCACCCCGAGCCGATCCGCCGCCTGGGCTGCATCGCGATGAACACCCCGGTGGAGTTCGACATCTACGCTCACGCTAACTCCACGCTGGTCGGCGGGACCCGCATGATCAACGGCATCGGCGGTTCCGGCGACTTCCTCAGGAACGCGTACCTCTCCATCATGCACACCCCGTCGGCGCGTCCGACCAAGACCGACCCGACCGGCATCACCTGCGTCGTGCCGCACGTGCCGCACGTCGACCACACCGAGCACGACCTGGACGTGCTGGTCACCGAGCAGGGTCTCGCCGACCTGCGCGGCCTCGACCCGAAAAGCCGCGCCAAGCTCATCATCGAGAAGTGCGCACACCCCGACTACAAGCCGCTTTTGCAGGATTACTTCGAGCGCGCGGCCAAGGACTGCCTGGGGAGAAAGGCCGGCCACGAGCCGCAGCTTCTCGACCGCGTCTTCAAGATGCAGGTGAACCTGGCCCAGAAAGGGACCATGAAGATCGACAGCTGGGACATCTAG
- a CDS encoding PaaI family thioesterase: MASKIDPATLESGSAISMLKTLNIQLKEIGVSHALMEVTVSDIHKNYLGGAHGGLIATLIDTVSFFPKPLLPSGKPCTTTNLSVNYLRPAAVGDQLTARAELLHLGRRMASVAVTVKNQHGKLVAHGTTTLMIEP; encoded by the coding sequence ATGGCAAGCAAGATCGATCCGGCGACCCTGGAATCCGGCAGCGCCATCTCGATGCTGAAGACGCTGAACATCCAGCTGAAGGAGATCGGGGTGAGCCACGCCTTGATGGAGGTGACGGTCTCCGATATCCATAAGAACTACCTTGGCGGCGCGCACGGCGGGCTGATCGCTACGCTCATCGACACGGTTTCCTTTTTCCCGAAGCCGCTGCTTCCCTCCGGCAAGCCATGCACGACCACCAACTTAAGCGTCAACTATCTTCGGCCCGCCGCTGTGGGCGATCAACTGACCGCCCGCGCTGAACTATTGCACCTGGGACGCAGGATGGCGAGCGTCGCAGTGACGGTAAAGAACCAGCATGGAAAGCTGGTAGCCCACGGCACGACGACGCTCATGATCGAGCCTTAG
- a CDS encoding DUF3108 domain-containing protein: MKLHALLIQSILFVLIWCSSAAAIGPERLVYDVSWSGLNAGSAVLEVAAQGDDFHILNTITSNSFVSVFFRIDDRSESVVTRTVKPKSFREKISEGRFRAHREATFNFTSLKAESKDLLSNTVKRADITARTYDNLSSIYFLRSHQLAPGQTISFDIYDTKQLWKAEAKVVHREEITTPRGKIKTIVVTSQLTRDGVHAKVGNPTFWFTDDSQHIPVRIKTQLKVGEITLTLAREK; encoded by the coding sequence ATGAAACTTCATGCCCTTTTAATACAATCCATCCTTTTCGTCCTCATTTGGTGTTCATCGGCAGCCGCCATTGGACCTGAGAGGCTCGTCTACGACGTCAGCTGGTCCGGTCTTAATGCCGGGTCGGCCGTCCTCGAGGTGGCAGCGCAGGGGGACGACTTCCACATCCTCAACACCATCACCTCGAACTCCTTCGTCTCGGTCTTCTTTCGCATCGACGACAGGTCCGAATCCGTTGTCACCCGTACCGTAAAACCGAAATCGTTCCGGGAGAAGATAAGCGAGGGAAGGTTCCGCGCCCACAGGGAGGCGACCTTCAACTTCACCAGCCTCAAGGCAGAGAGCAAGGATTTGCTCAGCAACACGGTCAAGCGCGCCGACATCACTGCAAGGACCTACGACAACCTCTCCAGCATCTATTTCCTGCGCTCCCACCAACTGGCGCCGGGACAAACCATCTCCTTTGACATCTATGACACGAAGCAGCTATGGAAAGCCGAGGCAAAGGTCGTACACCGCGAGGAGATAACCACCCCGCGAGGGAAGATCAAGACCATCGTGGTAACGTCGCAACTGACCCGGGACGGTGTCCATGCCAAGGTCGGCAACCCTACCTTCTGGTTCACCGACGACAGCCAGCACATCCCCGTGCGCATCAAGACCCAGTTGAAGGTCGGCGAAATCACCCTGACCCTGGCGCGCGAGAAGTAG